In a genomic window of Ipomoea triloba cultivar NCNSP0323 chromosome 3, ASM357664v1:
- the LOC116012316 gene encoding amino-acid permease BAT1 homolog isoform X1 produces MEMAADSGEKRLNELGYKQELRREMTLFKTLAISFSTMTLFTGITPLYGSSFAYTGPAALVWGWLVVSFFTCFVGIAMAEICSSFPTTGSLYFWAAHLAGQKWGPFASWCCAWLETIGLVAGIGTQAYAGTQTLQSIILLCTGTNKDGGYLAPRWLFLCIYIGLTLIWAFLNTFALEVIAFIDIISIWWQVCGGLVIVIMLPLVAPTTQSASYVFTAFELGSDSTGVSSKVYATVLAFLVSQYSLYGYDAAAHLTEETKGADRNGPIAILSSIGIISVFGWAYILALTFSIQDPSYLYDKSNETAGVFVPAQILYDAFHGRYHSSTGAIILLFIIWGSFFFGGLSITTSAARVVYALSRDQGIPFSSIWRKVHSKRKVPANAVWLCAAICILLGLPILQGSIVFTAITSICTIGWVGGYAVPIFARIVMAEQDFKPGPFYLGKARRPVCLVAFLWICYTCCVFLLPTSYPITWDTFNYAPVALGIGLGLILLWWVVDARKWFKGPVRNIQNGKV; encoded by the exons ATGGAAATGGCTGCGGATTCAGGAGAGAAGCGGCTCAATGAACTGGGCTATAAGCAAGAACTAAGAAGAGAAATG ACTTTGTTCAAAACGCTGGCTATATCATTTTCAACTATGACTCTCTTCACTGGGATCACTCCATTGTATGGTTCCAGTTTCGCGTACACAGGGCCTGCAGCTCTTGTTTGGGGCTGGCTTGTGGTCTCATTCTTCACATGCTTTGTCGGAATCGCAATGGCTGAAATTTGCTCCTCTTTTCCG ACAACAGGTTCTCTTTACTTCTGGGCTGCACATTTAGCAGGCCAGAAATGGGGTCCATTTGCGTCGTGGTGCTGCGCTTGGCTTGAGACAATAGGGCTAGTAGCTGGGATTGGAACACAG GCTTATGCAGGAACACAGACATTGCAAAGCATAATTCTATTATGTACCGGGACAAATAAAGATGGAGGATACTTGGCTCCGCGTTGGCTATTCTTGTGCATTTACATTGGTCTTACACTTATATGGGCATTTCTGAATACATTTGCACTAGAAgttattgcttttattgataTCATCTCCATATGGTGGCAG GTTTGTGGGGGATTGGTTATTGTTATTATGCTTCCTCTTGTGGCACCAACCACACAGTCAGCTTCATATGTGTTCACTGCATTTGAATTGGGATCGGATTCTACTGGGGTCTCGAGCAAAGTTTATGCAACTGTACTTGCTTTTCTGGTTAGCCAGTATTCGTTATATGGATATGATGCTGCTGCACATCTCACTGAAGAAACAAAAGGTGCAGATAGAAATGGTCCAATTGCCATTCTTTCTAGCATAGGGATAATCTCAGTTTTCGGATGGGCGTATATATTGGCTCTAACTTTCAGCATCCAG GATCCGAGTTACTTGTATGATAaatcaaatgaaactgcaggAGTATTTGTACCAGCTCAAATTCTGTATGATGCGTTCCATGGGAGATACCACAGTTCTACTGGAGCAATTATTTTGCTGTTTATCATATGGGGTTCATTCTTCTTTGGTGGGCTCTCAATAACCACTAGTGCAGCCAGAGTT GTGTATGCCCTATCGCGAGATCAAGGAATCCCTTTCTCATCCATCTGGCGAAAAGTGCACTCCAAACGCAAAGTACCTGCAAACGCAGTGTGGCTCTGTGCAGCTATATGCATTCTTCTTGGACTCCCCATACTGCAAGGGAGTATAGTTTTCACTGCCATAACATCCATCTGTACAATAGGATGGGTCGGGGGCTATGCAGTTCCAATCTTTGCCCGCATCGTGATGGCAGAGCAAGATTTTAAGCCGGGACCATTTTATTTGGGGAAGGCAAGAAGGCCTGTCTGCTTGGTAGCCTTTCTGTGGATTTGCTACACCTGCTGTGTCTTCCTTCTGCCAACATCCTATCCAATCACCTGGGACACTTTCAACTATGCTCCAGTTGCTCTAGGAATAGGCTTGGGTTTGATCTTGCTTTGGTGGGTTGTGGATGCAAGAAAATGGTTCAAGGGACCTGTAAGAAACATTCAGAATGGCAAAGTTTAA
- the LOC116012316 gene encoding amino-acid permease BAT1 homolog isoform X2 produces the protein MEMAADSGEKRLNELGYKQELRREMTTGSLYFWAAHLAGQKWGPFASWCCAWLETIGLVAGIGTQAYAGTQTLQSIILLCTGTNKDGGYLAPRWLFLCIYIGLTLIWAFLNTFALEVIAFIDIISIWWQVCGGLVIVIMLPLVAPTTQSASYVFTAFELGSDSTGVSSKVYATVLAFLVSQYSLYGYDAAAHLTEETKGADRNGPIAILSSIGIISVFGWAYILALTFSIQDPSYLYDKSNETAGVFVPAQILYDAFHGRYHSSTGAIILLFIIWGSFFFGGLSITTSAARVVYALSRDQGIPFSSIWRKVHSKRKVPANAVWLCAAICILLGLPILQGSIVFTAITSICTIGWVGGYAVPIFARIVMAEQDFKPGPFYLGKARRPVCLVAFLWICYTCCVFLLPTSYPITWDTFNYAPVALGIGLGLILLWWVVDARKWFKGPVRNIQNGKV, from the exons ATGGAAATGGCTGCGGATTCAGGAGAGAAGCGGCTCAATGAACTGGGCTATAAGCAAGAACTAAGAAGAGAAATG ACAACAGGTTCTCTTTACTTCTGGGCTGCACATTTAGCAGGCCAGAAATGGGGTCCATTTGCGTCGTGGTGCTGCGCTTGGCTTGAGACAATAGGGCTAGTAGCTGGGATTGGAACACAG GCTTATGCAGGAACACAGACATTGCAAAGCATAATTCTATTATGTACCGGGACAAATAAAGATGGAGGATACTTGGCTCCGCGTTGGCTATTCTTGTGCATTTACATTGGTCTTACACTTATATGGGCATTTCTGAATACATTTGCACTAGAAgttattgcttttattgataTCATCTCCATATGGTGGCAG GTTTGTGGGGGATTGGTTATTGTTATTATGCTTCCTCTTGTGGCACCAACCACACAGTCAGCTTCATATGTGTTCACTGCATTTGAATTGGGATCGGATTCTACTGGGGTCTCGAGCAAAGTTTATGCAACTGTACTTGCTTTTCTGGTTAGCCAGTATTCGTTATATGGATATGATGCTGCTGCACATCTCACTGAAGAAACAAAAGGTGCAGATAGAAATGGTCCAATTGCCATTCTTTCTAGCATAGGGATAATCTCAGTTTTCGGATGGGCGTATATATTGGCTCTAACTTTCAGCATCCAG GATCCGAGTTACTTGTATGATAaatcaaatgaaactgcaggAGTATTTGTACCAGCTCAAATTCTGTATGATGCGTTCCATGGGAGATACCACAGTTCTACTGGAGCAATTATTTTGCTGTTTATCATATGGGGTTCATTCTTCTTTGGTGGGCTCTCAATAACCACTAGTGCAGCCAGAGTT GTGTATGCCCTATCGCGAGATCAAGGAATCCCTTTCTCATCCATCTGGCGAAAAGTGCACTCCAAACGCAAAGTACCTGCAAACGCAGTGTGGCTCTGTGCAGCTATATGCATTCTTCTTGGACTCCCCATACTGCAAGGGAGTATAGTTTTCACTGCCATAACATCCATCTGTACAATAGGATGGGTCGGGGGCTATGCAGTTCCAATCTTTGCCCGCATCGTGATGGCAGAGCAAGATTTTAAGCCGGGACCATTTTATTTGGGGAAGGCAAGAAGGCCTGTCTGCTTGGTAGCCTTTCTGTGGATTTGCTACACCTGCTGTGTCTTCCTTCTGCCAACATCCTATCCAATCACCTGGGACACTTTCAACTATGCTCCAGTTGCTCTAGGAATAGGCTTGGGTTTGATCTTGCTTTGGTGGGTTGTGGATGCAAGAAAATGGTTCAAGGGACCTGTAAGAAACATTCAGAATGGCAAAGTTTAA